A window of the Dyadobacter pollutisoli genome harbors these coding sequences:
- a CDS encoding sulfate adenylyltransferase subunit 1 translates to MDLLRFITAGSVDDGKSTLIGRLLYDTKNILADQMEAIERASKTRNTGEIDLALLTDGLRSEREQGITIDVAYKYFQTPNRKFISIDAPGHIQYTRNMVTGASNADLAIILVDARHGVVEQTRRHSLIASMLGIPHVIVAINKMDLVGNSEDAFLEIAKSYEELAKKLNIKDLTIIPVSALNGDNIVDRSASMSWYTGETLLSVLENVNVLKDQNQEDGRFSVQYVIRPQTDELHDYRGYAGRVQSGSFKKGDLVKVLPSETESKIAKIEFGGNEIEEASVLESVTILLEDDVDISRGDSIVSLNNSPVVSQDIEALVCWMDDRKTLKPGNKYVLQHGTARSRCSVRDIEYQIDINSYEKLDEVESLKLNDVARIVLRTAQPIAYDPYQKNRANGAAILIDETSNVTVGACMIE, encoded by the coding sequence GTGGATTTATTAAGATTTATTACAGCAGGTTCCGTAGATGACGGAAAAAGTACGTTGATCGGACGCTTGCTTTACGATACAAAAAATATTCTGGCGGATCAGATGGAAGCCATTGAGCGCGCCAGCAAAACCCGCAATACAGGTGAAATTGATCTTGCATTGCTGACCGACGGTCTTCGTTCGGAACGCGAGCAGGGCATTACCATTGATGTTGCCTACAAATATTTTCAGACGCCAAACCGTAAGTTTATCAGTATCGATGCGCCGGGACACATTCAGTACACCCGAAACATGGTTACCGGTGCTTCCAATGCGGACCTGGCGATTATCCTCGTGGATGCCCGTCACGGTGTGGTGGAACAAACCCGCAGGCATTCATTGATCGCTTCGATGCTGGGCATTCCCCATGTTATTGTTGCTATCAATAAAATGGATCTTGTTGGCAATTCAGAAGATGCATTCCTGGAGATCGCAAAATCGTACGAGGAGTTGGCTAAAAAGCTTAATATCAAAGATCTGACTATTATTCCGGTAAGTGCTTTGAACGGTGATAACATTGTGGACAGATCTGCAAGCATGAGCTGGTATACCGGCGAAACATTGCTTTCTGTTCTGGAAAATGTGAATGTACTGAAAGACCAGAATCAGGAAGACGGCCGTTTTTCTGTACAATATGTGATCCGTCCGCAAACTGATGAGCTGCACGACTACCGTGGTTATGCGGGTCGCGTTCAGAGCGGAAGCTTCAAAAAAGGTGATCTTGTTAAGGTACTACCGTCTGAAACAGAGTCTAAAATTGCTAAAATCGAATTTGGCGGAAACGAAATTGAAGAGGCGTCTGTTTTAGAATCAGTAACAATTCTGCTGGAAGACGACGTTGACATCAGCCGCGGAGATAGCATTGTTTCACTGAACAATTCTCCGGTTGTGAGTCAGGATATAGAGGCGCTGGTATGCTGGATGGACGACAGAAAGACATTGAAACCAGGTAATAAATATGTACTTCAACATGGCACAGCAAGATCACGCTGTTCCGTCCGTGACATTGAGTACCAGATTGACATCAATTCATACGAAAAACTGGACGAGGTTGAAAGCCTGAAACTGAACGATGTCGCAAGAATCGTTTTGAGAACTGCCCAGCCTATTGCCTACGATCCCTATCAGAAAAACCGCGCAAACGGCGCCGCCATTCTGATCGACGAAACATCAAATGTTACCGTTGGGGCTTGTATGATTGAGTGA
- the cobA gene encoding uroporphyrinogen-III C-methyltransferase, which translates to MKLTLIGAGPGDPDLITLKGIKALKKAKVVLYDSLAHPSLLDYCPDDCVKILVGKRFGKTSCGQDDINELIVEKARQYGEVVRLKGGDSFIFGRGYEEIMFAVEHGIESEVIPGISSSYAVPALAGIPLTSRGVSESFWVITGTTKEHQLSKDLYLAAQSSATVVILMGLHKLEEIVAMYSGLNKMDEPITIIQNGTLENQKLVTGKISNIVPLSKVSEMASPAIIVIGKVAALPDLSYEKVQEMMQKQTGVNGFAD; encoded by the coding sequence ATGAAACTGACACTAATTGGTGCAGGTCCGGGTGATCCGGACCTGATCACTTTGAAAGGGATCAAAGCTTTGAAAAAAGCGAAGGTCGTGCTCTACGACTCCCTTGCCCATCCCTCACTTTTGGATTACTGCCCGGACGATTGCGTTAAAATCCTTGTCGGAAAACGATTTGGAAAAACCAGTTGCGGACAGGATGATATCAACGAACTCATCGTTGAAAAAGCACGTCAATACGGCGAGGTGGTACGGCTGAAAGGCGGCGACTCGTTTATTTTCGGACGTGGCTATGAAGAAATCATGTTCGCCGTAGAGCACGGCATTGAGTCAGAAGTGATCCCAGGCATTTCCAGCAGCTATGCGGTACCTGCCCTGGCCGGCATTCCACTAACATCCAGAGGTGTAAGCGAAAGTTTCTGGGTCATTACAGGCACTACCAAAGAACATCAGTTATCCAAAGACCTATATCTGGCAGCGCAGTCTTCCGCTACAGTCGTGATTTTAATGGGGCTGCACAAACTGGAAGAGATCGTTGCGATGTATTCCGGGTTGAATAAAATGGATGAGCCTATCACGATTATCCAAAATGGCACGCTGGAAAACCAGAAACTGGTAACCGGCAAGATCAGCAACATTGTACCGCTCTCGAAAGTAAGTGAAATGGCTTCACCTGCAATCATTGTGATTGGCAAAGTGGCAGCCCTACCCGATCTTTCTTATGAAAAAGTGCAGGAAATGATGCAGAAGCAAACCGGCGTGAATGGATTTGCAGATTAG
- a CDS encoding FAD-dependent oxidoreductase, with the protein MIKEESTHKREPKTLALASDLVIIGGGLTGTCAAVTAARAGLKVVLVQDRPVLGGNCSSEVRLWILGATSHMGNNNRWAREGGVIDEIMLDNINRNPDGNPLIFDIVLLEKVVQEANITLLLNTAVYDLDKKTGTDTIETIYAFCSQNSTKYILTAPFFCDSSGDGIVGFLAGAAFRMGAESMEEFGEKFAPDKAYGELLGHSMYFYSKDIGRPVKFTPPSFALQDITEIPRYKTFNPKDFGCRLWWLEYGGRLDTVHDTEKIKWELWKVVYGAWNYIKNSGAFPEAETMTLEWVGTIPGKRESRRFEGDYLVKQQDIVEQKKFDDTVAFGGWSLDLHPADGVYSDQSGCNQWHSKGVYSIPYRCFYSRNINNLFIAGRIISATHVAFASTRVMATSATGGQAVAVAAAIAKKYSCTPREVGELYLEELQLELWRSGQYLPQTKISDPDNLVEKANITASSSLQLHELPGSDHWANIEHSVAQMLPIHGKMPAMTVWVEASQHTTLNVELRKSSKAFNHTPDITLEMRSFALAPGKQEILLDWAENFEEECYAFVCFIKNENIKIQASEKRVTGILTVFNATNPAVSNYGKQEPGEDLGVDTFEFWCPQRRPEGRNLAFTLAEPIRLFEPENIRNGFHRPIASPNAWVAAFDDQHPEITVEWNSPVGVSTIELVFDTDFDHPMENVIYVHPETVMPFCANDVEIFNDQNELIGSIKENHQTKRTINVAQSAATRYLKIKVTNSNPNVPASLFEIRAYA; encoded by the coding sequence ATGATAAAAGAAGAATCAACACACAAAAGAGAACCAAAAACATTAGCATTAGCATCGGACCTGGTGATTATCGGAGGCGGATTGACCGGTACCTGTGCGGCTGTAACAGCGGCGCGTGCAGGCTTGAAAGTGGTCCTGGTGCAGGACAGGCCGGTTTTAGGCGGTAACTGTTCCAGCGAAGTACGACTGTGGATACTGGGCGCTACTTCGCATATGGGCAACAATAACCGTTGGGCGAGAGAAGGCGGCGTGATCGACGAGATCATGCTGGACAACATTAACCGAAACCCCGACGGTAACCCGCTGATCTTCGACATTGTACTGCTCGAAAAAGTTGTGCAAGAGGCAAACATTACATTGCTTTTGAACACGGCTGTTTACGACCTCGATAAAAAGACAGGGACGGATACCATTGAAACTATATATGCCTTTTGCAGTCAGAATAGTACCAAATATATACTGACTGCACCATTCTTTTGTGACTCTTCGGGAGACGGAATTGTGGGCTTTCTGGCAGGTGCCGCCTTCCGTATGGGAGCAGAGTCTATGGAAGAGTTTGGTGAAAAATTCGCGCCGGACAAGGCTTACGGTGAGCTGCTGGGGCATTCTATGTATTTCTACTCCAAAGATATAGGACGCCCGGTTAAGTTTACTCCACCCTCTTTTGCGTTGCAGGACATTACTGAAATCCCGCGCTATAAAACCTTTAATCCGAAAGATTTCGGCTGCCGGCTATGGTGGCTTGAATACGGAGGCAGGCTGGATACAGTCCACGATACTGAAAAAATTAAGTGGGAGCTCTGGAAAGTTGTGTACGGCGCCTGGAATTACATTAAAAACTCAGGCGCATTTCCTGAGGCTGAGACTATGACATTGGAATGGGTCGGTACTATCCCCGGAAAACGGGAAAGCCGTCGCTTTGAAGGCGATTATCTGGTCAAACAGCAGGACATTGTTGAGCAAAAAAAATTTGACGATACCGTCGCATTCGGAGGATGGAGCCTCGATCTGCATCCGGCCGACGGCGTTTACAGCGACCAGTCGGGCTGTAACCAATGGCATAGCAAAGGGGTTTACAGCATTCCTTACCGCTGTTTTTATAGTAGAAATATCAATAACCTTTTCATTGCGGGCAGGATCATCAGCGCTACACACGTGGCGTTCGCGTCGACACGGGTTATGGCTACAAGCGCGACGGGCGGGCAGGCGGTGGCGGTGGCGGCAGCGATTGCGAAAAAATACAGTTGTACGCCGAGGGAAGTCGGTGAGCTGTATCTGGAAGAACTGCAACTGGAACTGTGGCGTTCGGGACAATATTTGCCTCAGACCAAAATCTCAGATCCTGACAATCTGGTTGAAAAAGCGAACATTACGGCTTCATCCAGCCTGCAACTACACGAATTGCCTGGTTCGGATCACTGGGCAAACATTGAACATTCAGTAGCACAAATGCTTCCAATACACGGAAAAATGCCTGCAATGACAGTATGGGTGGAAGCATCGCAACATACCACTTTGAATGTGGAGCTTCGGAAAAGCAGCAAGGCATTCAATCACACGCCCGATATTACCCTGGAAATGAGAAGCTTTGCACTGGCACCCGGTAAACAGGAAATTCTGCTCGACTGGGCGGAAAATTTTGAAGAGGAATGCTATGCTTTCGTGTGTTTTATTAAAAATGAAAACATCAAAATACAGGCTAGCGAAAAACGTGTGACCGGTATACTGACCGTTTTCAATGCGACGAATCCTGCTGTCTCCAACTATGGAAAACAAGAGCCTGGTGAAGATCTCGGTGTGGATACTTTCGAGTTCTGGTGTCCGCAGCGACGCCCGGAAGGCCGAAACCTGGCTTTTACATTAGCTGAACCCATTCGCCTTTTTGAACCTGAAAATATCCGGAATGGTTTTCATCGTCCGATAGCCAGCCCTAATGCCTGGGTTGCCGCATTTGATGACCAACACCCTGAAATTACGGTGGAATGGAACAGTCCCGTCGGCGTTTCAACCATAGAACTGGTGTTCGATACCGACTTCGACCATCCTATGGAAAACGTAATTTATGTGCATCCCGAAACGGTTATGCCGTTCTGTGCAAACGATGTCGAAATCTTTAATGATCAAAATGAATTGATAGGTAGCATAAAAGAAAATCACCAGACCAAAAGAACAATAAATGTCGCACAGTCCGCAGCAACGCGATATTTGAAAATCAAAGTGACCAATTCCAATCCCAATGTCCCTGCTTCACTGTTCGAAATCCGTGCCTATGCCTGA
- a CDS encoding HEPN domain-containing protein → MSEIIISDKVSAVAKRDIIDLNNKINAFNSGETPEEAFRKFRLTRGVYGQRQPGVQMIRIKLPYGRITADQLVRIADTSDKFATGNLHATTRQDIQLHFVKLSDSPQLWADLEDAGITLKEACGNTIRNVTASSVAGIDPDEPFDVTPITHSIFTYFLRNPINQDMGRKFKIAVSSSEKDSALAFIHDVGLIAKMGVNEVGESVKGFKVLIGGGLGAQPFSAQTAFEFLEEKDVIPFIEALLRVFDRYGERVRRHKARMKFLLNDMGLEGMMAKVEEERTAVKNKVFTIPEDLFGTNEIESINHAPRPSLSEAEILKIAAESIDASQLDTFTKWLRTNTFEQKQKGWYAVQLRVLLGDMSSDTARSLADIVRQYAADDIRVTVNQGYILRFVKGEDLVAIYHELAKLGLVAPGFDSTMDITTCPGTDTCNLAISSSYGITRVLEDVMRDEFPEMIYNQDIKIKISGCMNGCGQHNASNIGFHGSSIKNGKLVLPALQVLLGGGFSGDGIGLIGDKVIKVPTKRGPEVLRTLFNDFETNAYDGEYYNQYYQRQTKNYFFQLLKPIADLSTLQDDDYRDWDHDELFKTEIGVGECASVLVDLVATTITEGQEKLNLAKENYESGIWADAIYHAYNVLITGAKGLLMTKDMTTNTQYGIINDFETHFGQEFKYETPSEFTLADKAETPFRSLAFSINKFEPTEAFATYFLSTAEQFLDFVRNTREAQLMETGEPVLQELSFGKDS, encoded by the coding sequence ATGAGCGAAATTATCATTTCTGACAAAGTATCCGCCGTTGCAAAGCGTGATATCATTGATTTAAACAACAAAATCAATGCCTTTAACTCGGGGGAAACACCGGAAGAAGCCTTCCGTAAGTTTCGTCTGACACGTGGCGTATACGGTCAGCGCCAGCCAGGCGTGCAAATGATCCGTATCAAACTCCCCTACGGACGCATCACTGCCGACCAGCTCGTGCGCATTGCCGATACATCCGACAAATTTGCAACCGGTAACCTGCATGCAACAACGCGCCAGGATATCCAGCTGCATTTTGTAAAGCTTTCGGATTCGCCTCAATTGTGGGCTGACCTGGAAGATGCGGGCATTACATTGAAAGAAGCTTGCGGAAATACTATCCGGAATGTTACGGCATCGTCGGTAGCGGGTATTGACCCTGACGAACCCTTTGATGTAACGCCAATTACCCATTCGATATTTACTTATTTCCTTCGCAATCCTATTAACCAGGATATGGGGCGGAAATTTAAAATAGCGGTTTCTTCTTCCGAAAAAGACTCTGCGTTGGCATTTATCCACGACGTCGGTCTGATCGCCAAAATGGGCGTGAATGAGGTTGGGGAATCAGTAAAAGGTTTCAAAGTGCTGATAGGCGGAGGACTGGGCGCACAGCCTTTTTCAGCCCAGACAGCATTTGAATTCCTGGAAGAAAAAGACGTTATCCCGTTCATTGAAGCGTTACTTCGTGTTTTTGACCGTTACGGGGAGCGCGTACGTCGTCACAAGGCACGTATGAAGTTCCTTTTGAACGACATGGGCCTCGAAGGAATGATGGCCAAAGTGGAGGAAGAACGTACCGCTGTTAAAAACAAAGTCTTCACTATTCCTGAGGATTTGTTTGGCACGAACGAAATCGAATCCATCAATCATGCGCCTCGTCCTTCATTGAGCGAAGCAGAGATTTTGAAGATCGCAGCCGAAAGTATTGATGCTTCCCAACTGGACACTTTTACAAAATGGCTTCGTACCAATACATTTGAACAAAAACAAAAAGGCTGGTACGCAGTTCAGCTGAGGGTATTGCTGGGCGATATGAGCTCGGATACTGCCCGTTCACTGGCTGACATTGTACGTCAATATGCAGCTGACGATATTCGTGTAACAGTGAATCAGGGATACATTCTCCGTTTTGTAAAAGGCGAAGATCTGGTAGCGATCTATCACGAACTGGCAAAATTGGGACTTGTTGCCCCGGGTTTTGACAGTACTATGGACATTACTACCTGCCCCGGAACTGATACCTGTAACCTCGCGATTTCAAGCAGCTACGGAATTACCCGTGTACTGGAAGATGTGATGAGAGACGAGTTTCCGGAAATGATCTACAACCAGGATATCAAAATCAAGATCAGCGGATGTATGAATGGCTGCGGCCAGCATAATGCGTCCAACATTGGTTTCCACGGGAGCTCTATCAAAAACGGCAAGCTGGTACTTCCTGCTTTGCAAGTATTGCTCGGAGGTGGTTTTTCAGGTGATGGCATCGGTTTGATCGGCGATAAGGTGATCAAAGTCCCTACCAAACGCGGACCGGAAGTGTTGCGTACGCTTTTCAATGATTTTGAAACGAATGCATACGATGGTGAGTACTACAATCAATACTATCAGCGCCAAACGAAAAACTACTTCTTCCAATTGCTGAAACCGATCGCCGATCTGTCCACATTACAGGATGACGATTACCGCGACTGGGACCATGATGAATTATTTAAAACCGAGATCGGGGTAGGAGAATGTGCGAGTGTGCTGGTGGATTTGGTTGCTACAACCATTACGGAAGGACAGGAAAAACTGAACCTTGCCAAAGAAAACTACGAATCAGGCATTTGGGCTGATGCTATATATCATGCTTATAATGTACTGATCACAGGTGCAAAAGGTTTGTTGATGACCAAAGATATGACTACTAACACACAGTACGGCATTATCAATGACTTTGAAACACATTTCGGTCAGGAGTTCAAATATGAAACGCCTTCGGAATTTACACTGGCTGACAAAGCAGAAACACCATTCCGTTCTCTTGCTTTCAGTATCAATAAATTTGAACCAACGGAAGCATTCGCGACATACTTTTTGAGCACTGCCGAGCAGTTCCTGGATTTTGTCCGCAACACCCGTGAAGCACAATTAATGGAAACCGGCGAGCCCGTTTTGCAGGAATTGTCATTTGGAAAAGATAGTTAA
- the cysD gene encoding sulfate adenylyltransferase subunit CysD gives MSISVKEASDINIRELGTERRTPDYLDQLEAEAIYIMREVAGQFERPALLFSGGKDSITLVRLAQKAFAPGKIPFPLVHIDTGHNFIEAIEYRDELAEKTESKLIVRYVEDTIKAKGLKEQTGKNASRNWLQTFTLLDTIEEFEFDACIGGARRDEEKARAKERIFSFRDEFGQWDPKRQRPELWNLFNGRIQKGENVRVFPISNWTELDVWAYLKREGITLPSIYFAHERELILRDGKLLNNTPVIEKDPEDQIVTRQVRFRTVGDMTCTAAVESSAATLDEVIAEITVSRISERGETRIDDQQTEAAMEDRKKGGYF, from the coding sequence ATGTCAATTTCAGTTAAAGAGGCCTCCGATATCAATATTCGTGAGTTAGGTACCGAACGCAGAACTCCGGATTATCTGGATCAACTGGAAGCCGAGGCCATTTACATTATGCGTGAAGTGGCTGGCCAGTTTGAGCGCCCTGCCTTGTTGTTTTCTGGTGGAAAAGACTCGATTACGCTGGTTCGTCTGGCGCAAAAAGCTTTTGCCCCTGGTAAAATTCCTTTTCCTTTGGTCCATATCGATACAGGACACAATTTTATCGAAGCGATCGAGTACCGCGACGAGCTGGCTGAAAAAACCGAATCGAAGCTGATTGTGAGATATGTGGAGGATACGATTAAAGCAAAAGGACTGAAAGAACAAACCGGTAAAAATGCAAGCCGTAACTGGTTGCAGACCTTTACTTTGTTAGATACCATCGAAGAATTTGAGTTCGATGCCTGCATAGGCGGTGCACGCCGGGATGAGGAAAAAGCCCGTGCTAAGGAGAGAATATTTTCCTTCCGCGACGAATTTGGTCAATGGGACCCGAAACGTCAGCGTCCTGAGCTTTGGAACCTGTTCAATGGTAGGATCCAAAAAGGCGAAAACGTTCGCGTATTCCCGATCTCCAACTGGACTGAGCTCGACGTATGGGCTTACCTTAAAAGAGAAGGCATTACGCTTCCTTCCATTTACTTCGCACATGAGCGTGAGTTGATCTTGAGAGATGGAAAGCTGCTGAACAATACCCCTGTTATTGAAAAAGATCCTGAGGACCAGATCGTAACGCGTCAGGTCCGTTTCCGGACTGTGGGTGACATGACCTGTACCGCAGCGGTTGAATCGAGCGCAGCAACCCTGGACGAAGTTATTGCTGAGATCACTGTTTCGAGGATCAGCGAACGCGGCGAAACCCGTATCGACGACCAGCAAACAGAAGCGGCAATGGAAGACAGGAAAAAGGGGGGATATTTTTGA
- a CDS encoding trans-sulfuration enzyme family protein, translating into MKKQTKAIRTQTPKTKYREHSTPLFLTSSFTFESAEQGKALFEETEDGNIYSRFSNPSVQEFVDKVCLLEDCEDGVATATGMAAVFASMAALLKSGDHILACRALFGSAHQVITQILSKWGITHTYLDADASEADWEAAVQPNTKMIYLETPSNPGLDLVDLAMIGRISKKHNIIFNVDNCFASPALQNPADYGADLVLHSATKFMDGQGRVLGGIVVGKKEYIKELRFFCRQTGPSMSPFNAWVLSKSLETLSLRMEKHSSNALQLATALEKHPDVKQVKYPFLESHPQYHLAKQQMSAGGAIVTIELEGGFERVAAFMDALEIASLSSNLGDTRTIVTNPNTTTHAKLKPEEKQALGITEGLIRISVGLEDIEDLIEDFTNAVEVSVKSDILE; encoded by the coding sequence ATGAAAAAGCAAACCAAAGCGATACGTACCCAGACACCGAAAACAAAGTATCGTGAGCATTCCACTCCTCTGTTTTTGACCAGCAGCTTCACATTCGAAAGCGCTGAACAGGGAAAAGCCCTTTTTGAGGAAACAGAAGACGGAAACATTTACAGCCGTTTTTCCAATCCTAGTGTTCAGGAATTTGTAGACAAGGTTTGCCTTCTGGAAGATTGCGAAGATGGAGTTGCCACTGCGACTGGTATGGCTGCAGTATTCGCCAGCATGGCTGCTTTGCTGAAAAGTGGAGACCATATCCTGGCTTGTCGTGCGCTTTTTGGCTCGGCACATCAGGTGATCACGCAGATACTGAGCAAATGGGGCATTACCCATACTTACCTGGATGCGGATGCGAGCGAGGCTGATTGGGAAGCTGCGGTGCAGCCCAATACAAAAATGATCTATCTCGAAACTCCTTCCAATCCGGGTCTCGACCTGGTTGATCTGGCGATGATCGGAAGGATTTCAAAAAAGCATAACATTATATTCAACGTAGATAACTGTTTCGCATCACCTGCTTTGCAGAACCCCGCGGATTACGGCGCAGACCTTGTTTTGCATTCAGCAACCAAATTTATGGACGGTCAGGGCCGCGTATTGGGCGGAATTGTAGTGGGTAAGAAAGAGTACATTAAAGAATTGAGATTTTTCTGTCGCCAGACTGGACCGTCTATGTCTCCATTCAATGCATGGGTTTTAAGCAAAAGCCTTGAAACGTTGAGCCTGAGAATGGAGAAACATTCTTCTAACGCATTGCAACTAGCAACGGCTTTGGAAAAACATCCTGACGTAAAACAGGTAAAATATCCGTTCCTGGAATCACATCCGCAATATCATTTGGCCAAACAGCAAATGAGTGCCGGCGGTGCCATTGTTACCATTGAACTGGAAGGTGGTTTTGAAAGAGTGGCAGCGTTTATGGATGCACTTGAAATTGCATCATTGTCGTCCAATCTGGGAGATACCAGAACAATCGTTACCAATCCGAACACGACAACCCACGCGAAACTGAAACCGGAAGAAAAGCAGGCTTTGGGTATTACCGAAGGCTTGATCAGGATTTCGGTTGGTTTGGAAGACATTGAAGACCTGATCGAAGATTTCACCAACGCCGTAGAAGTGTCTGTGAAAAGTGATATATTAGAGTAA
- a CDS encoding phosphoadenylyl-sulfate reductase — MNNISLSSLNAAIEGKSEIESLAILADLFPGEVVFSTSLGYEDQVITDFILKNNLNITIFTLDTGRLFSETYMTLQKTNNRYDTKIKVYYPQTAAAEELVSTKGPLSFYDSVENRKECCFIRKVEPLNRALKGAKIWVTGIRAEQSGNRQGMERLEVYEAHDLIKFHPILDWSFEEVKHYVKSNGIPYNPLHDKGFVSIGCAPCTRAIQEGEDFRAGRWWWEDESKKECGLHAK, encoded by the coding sequence ATGAACAACATATCATTATCCTCTTTAAACGCTGCCATTGAAGGCAAAAGTGAGATAGAATCGCTGGCGATACTGGCGGACCTGTTTCCGGGCGAAGTCGTGTTTTCAACCAGCCTTGGCTACGAGGACCAGGTGATCACAGATTTCATTTTAAAGAACAATCTGAACATTACGATCTTCACATTGGATACTGGAAGGCTTTTCAGCGAAACTTATATGACGCTGCAAAAAACCAACAACCGGTACGACACCAAAATAAAGGTTTACTACCCGCAAACAGCCGCCGCAGAAGAGCTGGTAAGCACAAAAGGCCCGCTAAGCTTCTACGATTCGGTTGAAAACAGGAAAGAATGTTGCTTCATCCGTAAGGTAGAACCTCTGAACCGTGCATTGAAAGGCGCTAAAATCTGGGTTACGGGTATCCGGGCAGAGCAGTCCGGAAATCGTCAGGGAATGGAGCGGCTGGAAGTATACGAAGCGCATGACCTGATCAAGTTCCATCCTATCCTTGACTGGTCGTTTGAAGAAGTAAAACATTATGTGAAGTCCAATGGCATTCCTTATAATCCATTGCACGATAAAGGTTTTGTAAGCATTGGTTGCGCACCCTGCACCCGTGCGATCCAGGAAGGTGAGGATTTCAGGGCCGGCCGTTGGTGGTGGGAAGACGAATCGAAAAAGGAATGTGGATTGCATGCCAAGTAG
- a CDS encoding TSUP family transporter: protein MKEAADFSPSSDATNDWESLHVAYIASGDPEEDRRLAALAREKGQVVFLRDLPEESDFRFNASAGSDAISAHASEDPKNNTKSPLTWETIQQKIWAATIRKRSRTEIAVNIFSAIALMIVGHLLFTFVTYDRLTVLWNDLELNENFFYYVLGGFVAQMIDGALGMAYGVTASTFLLTLGVPPSAVSASVHTSEIFTSGVSGYMHLKFGNVNSKLFKKILFPGVLGAIAGAYLLSSFEQYIYIIKPLVAVYTLILGILIIQKALKKRVEKRPITKIGWLAMAGGTLDSIGGGGWGPIVTSTLIARGRHPKYTIGSVNLAEFFVSLASSVTFISIIGFSHWQVVLGLILGGMVSAPIAANLSRRLPIKTMMIMVGTIVVIVSLRIIYMVLSSL, encoded by the coding sequence TTGAAGGAAGCGGCGGACTTTTCACCCTCATCTGATGCCACAAACGACTGGGAATCCCTGCATGTAGCTTACATTGCAAGTGGTGATCCTGAGGAAGATCGGCGTTTGGCCGCTCTTGCGAGAGAGAAAGGCCAGGTAGTTTTTCTGAGAGATTTACCAGAAGAATCCGATTTTCGTTTCAATGCATCCGCAGGATCTGACGCCATTTCAGCCCATGCTTCGGAAGATCCTAAGAATAATACAAAATCTCCGTTGACCTGGGAAACCATTCAGCAAAAAATATGGGCCGCTACCATTCGAAAACGTAGCAGGACAGAAATAGCGGTTAATATATTCTCGGCGATCGCATTGATGATCGTGGGACATTTGTTGTTCACGTTTGTTACTTACGATCGTCTGACAGTTCTCTGGAACGATCTCGAACTGAACGAAAACTTCTTTTATTATGTACTGGGCGGCTTCGTTGCGCAAATGATCGACGGAGCATTGGGTATGGCATACGGGGTTACTGCCTCCACTTTTCTGCTTACCCTGGGCGTACCACCATCCGCTGTGAGCGCCAGCGTTCATACTTCCGAGATATTCACCAGTGGCGTTTCAGGCTATATGCACCTGAAATTCGGCAACGTTAACAGCAAGCTTTTCAAAAAGATTTTGTTCCCGGGTGTCCTTGGTGCCATTGCCGGCGCTTATCTGTTGTCTTCTTTTGAACAATATATTTATATAATTAAGCCTTTGGTGGCAGTTTATACGCTGATACTGGGAATTCTTATTATTCAGAAAGCGTTAAAGAAACGAGTTGAAAAACGGCCGATTACCAAAATAGGCTGGCTGGCAATGGCTGGCGGAACACTGGATTCGATCGGTGGCGGAGGATGGGGACCCATCGTTACTTCTACCCTGATTGCCAGAGGACGCCACCCCAAATACACGATCGGCTCGGTTAACCTGGCCGAATTTTTCGTTTCGCTGGCAAGCTCGGTCACATTCATCAGCATCATCGGATTTTCGCACTGGCAGGTGGTTTTAGGTTTAATATTAGGTGGTATGGTATCCGCCCCCATCGCCGCTAACCTTTCCAGAAGATTGCCTATTAAAACAATGATGATCATGGTTGGTACCATTGTCGTTATTGTGAGTTTGAGAATTATCTATATGGTTTTGAGTAGCTTATAA